A single Ptiloglossa arizonensis isolate GNS036 chromosome 2, iyPtiAriz1_principal, whole genome shotgun sequence DNA region contains:
- the LOC143143568 gene encoding uncharacterized protein LOC143143568 → MSSCRQSLRFTQHHVFTPSRILWHQDTMDVLKFVRNGVPGLAALTGNELLRHWSGAHKTSHKMRLLGRETRQIVWMSTVLGNHGLVEFYIPDVVNYTVYPRQGRQRHDPIGIKFLWLIIQTFL, encoded by the exons ATGAGCTCCTGTCGCCAAAGTTTGCGCTTCACTCAGCATCACGTGTTTACACCATCGAG AATATTGTGGCATCAGGATACCATGGACGTGTTGAAGTTTGTCAGGAACGGTGTTCCTGGACTCGCCGCATTAACCGGAAACGAGCTACTTCGCCATTGGTCGGGGGCACATAAAACGAGTCATAAAATGCGTTTGCTTGGTAGGGAAACAAGACAAATCGTCTGGATGTCAACGGTATTAGGAAACCATGGCTTAGTAGAGTTTTATATTCCTGACGTGGTTAATTATACAGTGTATCCCAGGCAAGGGAG GCAACGACACGATCCCATTGgtataaaatttctttggttaataattcaaacatttttataa